From the genome of Gemmatimonadaceae bacterium:
GGCCGGCGTGCCTAACGCCCCGTCGCGCACCAGTGCCTCCACCCGCCGGTGCTCGGCGAGCCAGCGCTGCGAATAGTTCACGATGAGCACGCGCGAACGCTCCCGCGCCAGCGCGACCATCGCCCGCCCCTCCGCCTCGTCGATCGCCAGTGGCTTCTCCACGAAGACGTCGACGCCCGCCTCGAGGCACGCGGTAACGGGTTCGAGATGCAGGTGATCGGGGGTGGCGACGCTCGCCGCGCGAACCTCGCCGCTCCCGTTAGGCCCCACCGCGGCGAGCATCTCGCGCGTCGTGCTGAACGCACGCGCACCCTTGCCAGACGCGACGTTGGCCGCGCGCGTTGCATCGGGGTCGACGACGGCAACGAGCCGCGCATCGGTGCGCTCGTGGTACACACGCGCGTGACGGCTGCCTAGGATGCCGGCGCCGATGACGGCGACTCCAACTGGATCGAGGGACATTTTGCGAAAGGACGAGAAGCCTGCCCCAGCGAAAGCTGGGAACGAGAAGACGAGAAGACGAGAAGACGAGAAGACGAGGCCCCGCCCCAGAACATGCTGGAACCGGCCCCAACGAAATCTGCGCTCCAGGCGCTCAACCGTCACGCGTGCGACGTGCTCCGTCACGCCAGTCGCTCGATTTCGCCACACGCGCACCACTAGGGCTCCTACGAGTTGCGTAGCCAGTGGTCATACGTCTTATTACTGACACTCGCATCTATACCCGTTCGCCCTCGTGCTAGGGTCGCTGGGTGCGAGTCCCCCCGGGAGCAATCCCGGGGGTTTCTTTTTGCCCATGGTCGAGGGAGCACGACAACGGTCGAGTCGGTCGAGTCGGTCGAGTCGGTCGAGTCGGTCGAGTTGGCCGAGGCGCTGTGGGCGCTCCAGGTGACGCCGAGTTATTCTCACGTCGTTCGCTCTCGCCTTCCATCCTCGCCGGAGACTCCCTGTGGCGCGCACTGAGTCGACGATGCTCGCGCTCGGCACCCTCGCCCCCGACTTCGCACTCCCTGACGTGGCGCATGGCCGCGTCGTGACGCGCGACGACGTGCGCGGCGACGTCCGCGACGGCAAGCCGCTCCTCGTGATGTTCATCAGCCGGCATTGCCCGTACGTCATCCATGTGGCGCAGGAGATCGCACGCGTGGGACACGACTACGCAGGGCGCGTGGCAATGGTCGCGATCGCCGCGAACGACATCGCCGGCTACCCGGACGATGCCCCGTCCAGCATGCAGGCGATGGCGCGCGACTACGGCTTCACCTTCCCCGTCCTGTACGACGAATCGCAGGAGATCGCGAAAGCCTACGCCGCGGCCTGCACCCCCGACTTCTTCCTCTTCGACCAGTCGGCGCGCCTCGCCTATCGAGGGCAGCTCGACGACGCGCGTCCCCGCAACGACCGCCCCATCACCGGTCGCGACCTTCGCGCCGCCCTCGACGCCGTCCTCGCCCACCAGTCGCCAAGCCCCGAGCAGTTTCCCAGCCTCGGCTGCAACATCAAGTGGCGCCCCGGCCACGAGCCCGCGTACTTCTCCACATCACCGCGTTAGGCACACGCGCGAACACCAGGACGGGGGACAAAAGTCGAGCGACGGCCGCATCGCGGCCGCCACTCCCGTCCCCCGTCCCCCCCCAGCCTTCGCTGGGGCAAGCTTTCTCCCGTCCGCTCTTCACGACGAGTAGTACGCCGCATTCTCCTCCACATACCCCTTCGTGAGGTCGCAGCCGTACGCCGTCGCCGACGCCTCGCCCAGCCCGAGGTCGACCTGCAGGTCCACCACCTCCGCGGCAAGCGTCGAGCGCACCATCGCATCCTCGAAGGACAGGCGCATCCCTCCCTTCACCACCGCGTAGCCGTTGATCCACGCGTCGGTGCGCTCCGCCGCGATGGGGAGTTCAAAGCACTTCCCGACCGCCATGAGGAGGCGCCCCACGTTAGGGTCGGCGCCATGCACCATCGTCTTCACCAGCGGTGAGTTCACGAGCGACTTGGCAACGCGCCGAGCCTCGTGCTCGTCGCGCGCCCCGCGCACGGTGGTGCGAATCAGGTGCTCGGCCCCTTCGCCGTCGCGCGCGAGGATCTCCGTCATTCGCACGCAGCTCGCGGTGAGTGCCGCCTGGAACGCCGCTTCGTCCACCGCGCCCGCCAGTCCGTTCGCCAAGATGGCGCAGGTGTCGGACGTGCTCGTGTCGGTGTCGACGGAGAGCATGTTGTACGACACGTGCACCGCCTCGCGCAGCATCCGGTCGAGCGTGCCGGCATCGAGCGCCGCGTCGGTGAAGATGTAGGCGAGCATCGTCGCCATGTTGGGCTCGATCATCCCCGACCCCTTGGCGACGAGGGTGATCGTTGCAGCTCCCACGCTCACCGACAGCGCCTTGGGGTGCGTGTCGGTGGTCATGATCCCTTCGGCGCCTAACAACGGATCGTCGGAGAGCTCCGTCATGATCCCGCGCACCCCCGCCTCGATCTTCTCGATCGGGAGCGGGACACCGATGACCCCGGTGCTGCTGACGAGGACGTGATCGGCGCTCGTCCCCACCTCGGCGGCTGCCGCTGCCGCCATCCGCCTGGCGCGCTTCACCCCTTCCGCGCCGGTGGCAACGTTGCTGCACTTGCTGTTGGCGATGATCGCCCGCAGCCGCCCGCCCTTGATCGTCTCGCGCCCGAGGATGATCGGCGCGCCGGGAAAATGGTTGCGCGTGAACACAGCCGCGGCTTCCGCCTCGACGTCGCTCACAAAGAGCGTCAGGTCCCGCGCCGTTGGCTTGAGCCCCACGTTGCGCGACGCGCAGTGAAAGCCGCGCGGAAAGCGCGCCGGCTGATGGAATGCAATCGAAGAAGTCACGTCAGGAAGTCGGAATGAATGGCCCCCGCGAAAACTCCCCACACCATCCCCCCCGCGCCAGTGACGAAGAAAAGAAACGCCCCCACCCCCATCCCCTATCTCGTCTTCTCGTCCTCTCGTCCTCTCGTCTTCTTCAGAATGACTTCATCCAGATCGAGATGCCCCTGCCACGCCGCCACCGGCTCCCCCAGCAGGATGAGGCGCGCGATGTGCCCCACGATCCCCGCCGCGTAACGCGCCTCGCTCGCCAGCTGCGGATAGCCACGCAGCTCGCTCCCGATCTTGCGCAGCGACTTGCGCGACCGCTCCGAGATAGCCTCCCATCCCCCCAGCCAGTTGGTGAGCGCGACATAGAAGTCCTTCGTCGAGGCGAAGTCGCCGCGTGACCGATGGGCATCGGCGTTGTCGCCGAGGAAGGGCTGCAGCGCCGGATCGTTGCCGTATGGCTCGATGCTCACGAAGCCCCGCTCGTCGGCGGCGTACAGCACGTTGCGACCGATGCGGCGCGCCTCCTGCCGCACCAGCCCCTTGATGGGGAGTGAATCGCACTCCTCCAGCACAAGGTCGACGCCACGCAGGAAGTCGCCGATGTTCTCTGACGTGACGCCCCCGTGCAGCGCCCCGACGCGCAGGTACGGATTGAGCTTGGCGATGCGGCGCGCGACGATCGTCGCCTTGGGGACGCCCAGGTCGTCGCACCCGCCGCCGAGTCGATTGAGGTTGGAGAGGTCGAGCGCGTCGAAGTCGGCGAGCCAGATCTCCCCGCACAAGTGCTCCTGCGCCACGTTGACCGCCGCCTCGCCCCCTACCGAGAGTCCGATCACCCCGATGCGCTTCGTGCGTAGCAGCGCCTGCTCCTCGGCGGTGAGCTTGTCCTGATTGCGGTTGGTGATGACCGCGAAGTAGCCGTCTTCTCCCAGCAGATGGACGACGCGCCGGTCCCACGGGAAGTGCCACCACGTCCCGATGGCGTCGCGATCGCCCGCGGCGCGCACGATCGCCGCGGCATGCGCGTGCAGCGTGGCAACGTCGCTCACCGACGGATGGAGCACCTGCACCAGCTCTTGCAACTGGCGGTCGATGGAATCGTGCACGGTGAGGTGCCGCGTGGCGCAGAGGGCGCGGAGTGCGTCGCCATCGCCCGGCTGGAGGATGATCGGGACGGGGCGCCACGTCTCATGCGCCGCGATGTCGAGGGCGTCCAGCGCCTCGCGCCATTCGGCCAGGGTATGCAACCGATCCACAGCGACAATCGAGGGGCGGTCGACGGCGGTCACAGCGCGAGCTCCCACGTCTGCCCTATGAGCCCTTCGCCGAACATCGTATGCGGCGACTCCTCCACGAGCGTGAACCCTTCCTGCTCGTAGATGCGTCGCGCCGCATGCAGGATGCTGTTGGTCCACAGCGTGATCTTGCGGTAGCCGAGTTGCCGCGCCGTGCGCAGGCACTCCTGCACCAGGCGCCGCCCCAGCCCGGTCCCGCGCGCGGTGGGTTCCACGAGGAGGAGGCGGAGCTTCCCGATCGTCTTGCTCTTCCGCACCAGCATGATCGAGCCGACCACCTCGCCACCGCGCTCGGCGATCCAGCAACGGTCGCCCGTGGGGTCGTAGTGCGCGACGTATTCGGCCACGACTTGCGCCACCAGCGCCTCGAAGCGTTCGTCCCACCCGTACTCGCGCGCATACAGCGCCCCGTGGCGATGCACGATCCAACCAAAGTCGCCGACGTGTGCCGGCCGGATGACGATGGGGCGCCGGCGCCCCTCGTCGGTGCGGGCGGGGTCGAGCAGGCGGCGCAGGGTGCGCATCGCTCCCACCAGTTCGCGCTGCTCTTCCGGCGACAGGTGCGCGACCGCGCGATCGACGTCGGCATTCGAGCGAGTGTCGAGCGATGCGAAGGCGCGCGCCCCCGCGCGCGTGAGCGCGAGATGCGAGTGGCGCGCGTCGCGCTCGGAGCGCGTGCGCGCCACCACACCACGCCGCGAGAGTCCGCGCAGCAGGCGGCTCAGGTATCCCGCGTCCATCCCGAGGTCGCGCGCCAACTCGGTTGCCGTCGGCCTGTCGCGATGCGCCAGCTCGTACAGCACGCGCGATTCGGCGAGCGTGAAGGGCGAGTCGAGGAGCCCCTCGCGTAGCGCCCCTACGCGCGCCGTGTAGAAGCGATTGAAGGCGCGCACCTCCGCGCGCAGGTCGTCGTGGGCCGCCGAGGCGGTGGAGGCAGGGAAGGGCGACGGTGTGCGCTTGGCGGCCATGCAAGGATCCTTCGTTGTCGTGAGCGCGCGGGGGCGGTGATGGTTGATAGTGTCCAGCAATTGCTTGCCAATGTCAAGTAACGTCCCCCGCCCATGCCGTACGCCGCATTGCGGCGCCGCCTCCCCCCGCCAAGCACACCCCCCCCACCCCCACTACCTTCCCCATCTCCCGTCTCCCGTCCCCCGTCCCCCGTCCGCCCTTGAAGCTCGCCCTCACCCGCGCCGTCTCGCGCTCCATCGCCGAGTGCGAGCTCACGCACGTCGAACGCACCCCGATCGACCTCGCCACGGCGCGTGCCCAGCACGATGCGTATGAGCAGGCGCTCGAATCGCTCGGCGTGCGCGTGGTGCGCCTCCCCGAACTCCCCGATCGCCCCGATGCGGTCTTCGTCGAGGATGCGGCGCTGGTGCTGGACGAGGTGGCAGTGCTCACGCGCCCTGGCGCCGCCGCGCGACGCCCCGAGGTCGACGCGATGGCCGGGGCACTCGCGCCGTATCGCCCAGTGGTGCGCATCACCGAGCCGGCCACGCTGGATGGTGGCGACGTGTTGCGGCTGGGGCGCACGCTGTACGTCGGGCTCACGCAGCGCACCACCGCCGAGGGGATCGCCGCGCTGCGCGCGCTGCTCACGCCATTTGGCTACGAGGTCCGCCAGGTGCATGTCGCAGGCGCGCTCCACCTCAAGACGGCGGTCACGCAGGTGAGCGACGAGTGGATCCTCGTCAATCCGGCGTGGGTCGATGCGTCGCACTTCGAAGGCTACGACGTCCTCACTGTCGACCCCGCCGAACCGTTCTCTGCCAACGCCGTCTTCGTGAACGGTGGCGTGATCCATTCGACCGCGTATCCGCGCACGCAAGCCATGCTGCGCGCGCACGGCATTCGCGTGGTGGGAGTCGACGCGTCGGAGCTGGCCAAGGCAGAAGGGGGCGTGACCTGTTGCTCGCTCATCTTCGACGTGCTGGAGCACGCAAGCCCCAGGGGGTGACGCCGCTCTACGACGGCGCGACAAGACGCTGCCGCACGACGCACGATGCGCGACGCACGACGGGGCCCGCACCGAAGTGATGCGGGCCCCGTCGCCTACCTGTTCATTGCCTGCGTACGAGCCTGCCCGCGTTCGCGGGGCGACGCGCTACTTGTGGCTCAGCTTGTAGACGTAGGCGGTCACGGCGCGACGCTGGTCGTCGCTCATCGGGACGCCGCCGTCGGGGGGCATCATGCTCGTGAACTTCTTGGGCTGCGACACGCCGTTCTTCACCGTGTTGTAGATCCCTTCCCACGAGCCATCGCTGTGCAGCCACTCGGTGTCGGCCAGCACCGGCGCGACTGTTCCCTGTGCGCCATCGGCGCCGTGGCAGGCCTGGCACGACGTGGCGCCAATGAGACCGTGGAACAGCGAGTCGCCTAACGCGAGCATCTGCGGCGTGATCGTGGCCGGGTCGAGCGAGGCGGCCGCGGCCGGCGCGGCAGGCGCGTCGGCGGCCGGGGTCTCCTCTGGCTTGGCTTCACCGCCGCCGCCACAGGCGGCGACAATCGCGGTCAGGATCACGAGGGAGCTCAGGGTGCGCATGGATGGATGGTCCTTGGGGTGTCGGAAGGCGGAATCCTGGGGGGAACACTCGATCATTGCAAATGAAATAAATCTCCTGCAGGTATGGGGTCAGGGACATCCGGAGTCAATGTCGCCGGAACCCCCACGCGTTGGGCCCGCCCCTGTCACGAACGCGGCCGTCTCCGCGGCTAGAAGTCTCGCCGCTTGAACGCCCGCAGCGCAAAGAGCCCGGGGGTGAGCGTCCAGATTGCCAACCCCGCAAAGGCGGCCACCATCCCTAGCGGTGACCCCATGATCCGCTGCATCACCGCCCCGGTATACCCCATCAGGGCCGAGACGTCGAACCGGAGCACCAGGAGAACGCGCGCCAGGTCCACGGGGTTGGCGAAAGAGAGCGCCAGCATCGGCACCTCCAGCGGGTAGTCCTGGAACGCCATCGCGACCCACAGCACGAGCCCGTCGTAGGCCACGGTCATCAGGAGCCAGACGGCGAGCGCAACGCCGAGCCCCTTGAGGCGGTCGTCAACCAGGCCGGCGATGAGCACCGCCAGCGCGCTGAAGACCGCCGTGAGCGCGCACCCCGCCAGGAGCATGAGTGCCAGGAGGGGGAGCGTGTCGACGTCGGTGGCGCGGTGGACGAGGACCGGAATCGAGACCCCCACCACGAAGGCGGCAGAGAGGGGGATCACCAGCCCGGCAAAGAGCCCGTGAAAGAGCGTCGTCCGCGCCACGGGCTGCGACAGGAGGAGTTCGTTGAACTCGCGCGCCCCGTGCCAGTAGATGGTCCCGAAGACGATGCTCACCAGCGGGATGAGGAGGATGACGACGTTGAGCAGGGAGAGGAGGGCGCGCGGCCCGCTCCCGCCCAGCCGGAGCAGTACATCGGTGATGGCCAGGAAGAAGAGCGCATAGCCAATCACCCACCGGTTGCGCAGCACGTCCATCAGGACGTAGCGCATGATCTTGAAGATCGTGCTCATGCGGTGCGGGCCTCGGCGGAGTGGGGCGCGGCTTCTCCTTCGGATACGCCACGCCGCATGAGGTACGCGATGGCGCGTTCGAGCGTCGACTCGCCGGTGAGCGCCTTGAGCTCGTCCTGCGTTCCGCTGAAACGCACCTTGCCGTCCAGGAGGAAGGCGATGCGGTCGGCAAGCTCCTCCAGCTCGCTCAGCACGTGCGAGGTGAGGATGAAGGTGCGGCCGCCCTCGCGTTCCTGGCGGATCTTGTCCTTGAGCACCCCGCTGGAGATGGGGTCGAGCCCGGCGGTGGGCTCGTCGAGGAGGAGGAGATCGGGCCTGAAGAGGAAGGCCAGCGCCGCGTTCACGCGTTGCCGCATCCCCCCCGACAGCACGCGGATCGGCGTCTTGAGGATCGGGGCGAGGTCGAACTCCTCGACCAGCTGCTCGTCGCGCCCGGCGGCGGCGCCGCGCAGGTCGGCGAGCATGCGGAAAACGTCGTACGCGGTGAGGTTCTCGGGAAAGCGCGCCGCCTGCGGCATGTAGCCAAGGTGCGCGCGATAGGCCGAGCCGCCATCCAGTCGCTTGCCGTCGATGAGGACTTCGCCCGCGTCGGCGCGCACGAGCCCGAGGAGGATCTTGTTGAACGTCGTCTTCCCCGAGGCGTTGGGGCCGATGATGGCCGTGACCTCGCCGCGCGCCACGTCGAGGTCGAGCCCCTGCAGCACGTGCAGGCGCCCGTAGCGCTTGTGGAGTCCCCGGGCCCTAACCACGGCGTGCATCCGGGGCGGGGCGCTTCATCAGCGGGCGCTCGTCCAGCAGCGTCTCGGGCGTCAACGTGGGAATCACGCGCTCGGCGAGGTCGAGGAGGTCCACGAGGAGGGAACGCAGCAGGATGAGCGTCGGCGGCGACTGTTCCACCACCAGGGAGAACAGGCGCACCGGGGCAAACGGGACGTCGCCGATGCCGTTGCGATCCAGGTCGTAGCCACGATAGCGGTCCCAGTAGTTCTCGCTGAAGCGCGACACGTTCTCGCGCGAGTTGGTTCCCACGTCGAACGCGTTGCGCGTGAAGATGTTCCCCTCGTACAGGTTCCCGGTGGCGTTGGCCAGCGTCTTGAGCGCCCACCCGTTGCCGTCGAAGGTGTTGCGCAGCACCACGTTCCGGTTGGCCCCCTCCAGGTACAACCCCACCGAGTTGGAGCGGAACTCGTTCTCCTCGATGCGCGAGTCGTTGATGTCCTTGAGCAGGAGCCCGTACGCCGCGCTCCCCCAGTTGTGCTCGAACCGGTTGTGCACCATCTCCACCCGGTTGGAGTACATCACGGCGACGCCGTTGGCGTTGTCGCGATAGAGGTTGTCCTCGTAGTGGCAGTCGTCGGAGAACATGAAGTGCATGCCGTAGCGCGCGCTCCGCTCCGTGTGGTTGCCAATCACGCGCCCCCGCTTCACGAACTCGAAGTAGATCCCGTCGCGGTGGCCGCGCACGTCGTTGCGCAGCACCTGCACGCGCTCGCTGGACCAGATGTGCACGCCGTTCCCCGATACCGTCTGCGCCGACTCGTGCCCGCGCACCACGTTGTCGGCCACCACGCAGTCGTGCACCTTGGCGAGGTAGATGGCAAAGAGCGTCTGATCCAGGCGGTTGCGCTCGATGCGGCAACCGCCGGCGTCGTGCACGAAGATCCCGGCACGCTCTTCCGACTGAGAGGGGCCGGTGTTGCGCACGGTGAAGCCGCGCACGGTGACGTCGTCGGCCGCCACCTCGAGGATGGTGTGCGTTCCGCCGCCGTCTATCACCGCCCCCGAGTCGCCCTCGAGCGTGATGCCGGGGCGCGTGACACGAATCGTCGGCTCGGCATAGACGCCGGCGCGCACCACGATGCGCGATCCCGGCGCCGCCTGCTGCAGCGCGTCGGTGATGCGCCGAATGGCCCCCGTGGGCGCCACCTCGAGCACGGGGGCGCTCGCGGTGCGCTGGGCCAACGCGTTAGGCGCGGCCGCGACGAGCCCCGCGAGCGCGGTTGCGCTGAGGGCGCAAGCTATCGCCAATCGCGAGGCGCACGAGGTGAGGAGGGGTCTCACGGTGCGCAATCTACGGCCGGGACGTGAAGGGAAGGAACCGGTGCCTGGCGCGGCGGCGTCAGTGCGCGTGCGACGACGTGTCGTGCGACATGGTGTCGTGCGCCATCGAGTCGTGCGACATGGCGCCGTGGGACATCGAGTCCATGGCACTGGCGCCCTGCGGCGGCGCCGCCACGCGCGATCGCACCTGTTCCCACGTCAGTACCTCACCCCCGTACTTCGCCACCAACTCGGCCGGCGACACGTTCGCCGCAAACGACGTCACCTGGCGCCCCATGGGGCTGTGCAGCGAGCCGCCCAGCAGGAAGCGCGCATCGGTGGCCGGGACCATCCCGCTCCCGTTGAAGTCTGCCACCCAGATTCCCTCGAAGCGCGCGGTGTCACCCGCCTGGGCAACATAGCCGGCCAGGCACTCCACCGCATCGAAGGTGACGATGCGCCCAGTGGTGGTGCGGACTTCGGCGCCGTAGCGCGTGTCCGAGATCGCCATCTTGCAGAAGTCGCAGGAGTCCTCGCCCACGATCAGGGGGCGAGGCCCCCGGTCGCGCTGGCACCCCGCCAGGAGTGCGGCGCCAAGTGCCAGCGCGAGGAAATGACGGAATGCAGCTGCGTTGAGGGGACGCATCGCTATCCGTGCCTACGCGACCAGCGCGCGTGAACTGACCCCGGCCGGCTTCTTCGCCGCGTCCGGCGACAGGGCGCCCTTGCGGTCGGTGACCAGCGCGAGGATCCCCAGGCCTAACGCGATGATGGCGGCGTAGCCTCCCGGCCCCGGGATCGACGTGGCGGTGAAGTTCAGCAACTGCTTGGAGCCGATCAGCGGGGGCTGGTACGACATCCCCGGTACCTTGATGATCGCATTCTCCATGTCGAGGTCGTGCCCGTACTCGTACTCCCACTTGTAGAAGTCGGCGAGGCCGGCGACGGCAATGAGCAGGAACGTCATCACCCACGCCTGCGCCAGGCGGCGCTTGCCGACGGCGGCGGCGCCAAGTCCCGCGGCCACCAGCACCCCGACGATGAACGGCATCAGTTTCAATTCCGGGATCGTCTCGGGGACGATCCGCTTCATCCCGATGTAGTGGTTGAGGTTGTTGATGTTCTCGAGGTCGTTTTCCTTGGCCCCTTTCACTGTATTGATCCAGATCTGCATCCCGATCCCTTCGGGGTACTGCGGCGCATCGAGGAACACGCGCCAGATCGGCAGCACGAACATGCCGATGAGCAGGACGGCGGAAAGGGCAATGAGGATGCGGGAACGGTTGGACAGCATGTCAGTCACGCACTCAGAGGGAAAAGAAAGGGGACGGGCCGGTGGTGCGCCCGCCCCCCGTTAGGCAAGCGCTTACTTCGAGCCGACCGGAAGTCCGGCTTCGGCGAAGGCAACCTGCGACTTCTTGCTCGTCGTGGCCTGGAGGGCCACCGCCGCGCCCGACGGCGCGACACGGACATACCCCTGCATCTCCTGGTGCAGCGCGCTGCAGAAGTCGGTGCAGTAGAACGGATACACGCCAGGGTACTTCGCCACCCACGTCAGCGTGCGCGTCTGGCCGGGCATCACGAGGAGTTCCGAATCGTTAGCCGAGCCGATCGCGGCGAAGCCGTGCGGGACGTCCCAGTCCTGCTCCAGGTTCGTCACGTGGAAGAGGACCGTGTCACCCGCCTGCACCCCCTCGATGTTGTCCGGGGCAAAGTGCGAACGAATGGCCGTCATCTTGACGTGCACCGTCCTGCCCGAGCGCGACACACCGGTTTCCTGCTCGGTGCGGGCCACGTACGGGTGCTTGTTGTCGGCCAGCTTGAAGAACTTGACCTGCTCCGTCTTGATCTTGCTCGCCAGGATCGCCTGCGCGTAGTGCGGCTCGCCGATGGTCGGGAAGTCGAGCAGGAGCTTCATCTTCGGCCCGGTAATGTCATACAGCTGCGCCGACTGCGTGAGCTCCGGCCCGGTGGGCAGGTAGCGATCCTTCGTGATCTTGTTCATTGCGATCACGTACTTGCCGTACGGCTTCTTCGTGTCGCCGCCGGGGACCGTGAGGTGCCCGATCGAGTAGTACGTCGGGACGCGGTCGGCCACCTTGCAGTCCTTCAGCGACCACTTCACGATTTCCGACGTGATGAAGACCGACGTATAGGCGTTCCCCTCGGCGTCGAACTCGTTATGCAGGGGGCCGAGGCCCGGGTTGGCCACTTCGCAGTACATCGTGGCCTCGTAGTTCAGCACCGGAATCGTCGACACTTCCTTCTCGAACTTCTTGTCGGCAATCGCCTTCTGGAACTTGGAGAACGAGTGCACCGGGATGACCGTCGCCAGCTTGCCGCCGCCAACGATGTACTCACCCGTCGGGTCCACGTCGACGCCGTGCGGCGACTTCGGGGTCGGGAGGTAGTACACCAGCCCGGGGCAGTCCTTCGGGTCCAGGACCTTGACCGAGTTCTTCATCTCGGTCGTGGCCATGTGCGTCGCCATGTTGTACGTGTTGTGCGCGTAGCGCGCGTTCCACGTCTTCGACTTCCCCTGCGCCACGCACTGCTCGCCCGCCTTCCAGTTCACGGCGGCGATGTAGTCCTTGTCGTTCTTCGACGCGTTCACTTCGAGCTTGGTATGCGCCTGCTCGGTGTTGTACGACGTGAAGAAGACCCAGCCATGCGACGGGCCCTTGCCCGGGCGCCCGAGGTCATAGTCGAAGCCGGGCATCAGCACCTGGAAGGCCACGTCCATCTTCCCTTCCTCGTTGGCCTTCACGAAGGAGATCGTCCCCTTGAACTCGTCGGCGAACTTGTCGAACCCGACATCCTTCTGGGGGATCGGCACGGAGAAGCGCGTCGCACCGACGATGTACTCGGTGTTCTCGGTGGTGAACGGCGCCCCGTGGTTGCCGCCCGTGTTGGGCAACTCGATCGTCTCCGTCGTCTCGAACGACTTGAGGTCGATACGCGCAAAGCGCGGCGTGTTGTTCGCATTGATGAAGAGCCAGCGACCGTCGTGCTCGCCGCCAGTCATTGACAGCGACGGATGGTGCGTGTCATCCCACGGCACCATTCCCCACGACGTGTTCAGCATCGCCCGGGTCTCGGTGTTGTAGCCGTAGCCGTTCTCCGCGTTTTGCGAGAACACCGGGATCACCTTCAGCAGTCGTCCCGACGGGAGGCCGTACACGCCGACCTGCCCGGAGAAACCGCCCGAAGTGAAGAAATAGAACTCGTCGTAGCTCCCGGGAGCGACGTACGTCTTGGATGCGGCATCCCCGAGGTTGCCAATCGCCGAAGACTTGGCCTTGGGGGCGCACGCGTAGAGCAGCATCACGCTGGCGACAACCGCGCCAGCAGACGCCATGACGCCCGATTTCCGCGTGAAGGACATAGGTAGACCTCTCAAAACAGAGAAGAACAGGTGGGAGTCGCATACGACCGTGCGGCCGCGGAAAGCGGCGTCGTCGGATCGCGGTAATAGCTTCGTCGTACCTGCAGGTTATGGGGGTAGTGGAATCCTCTATTTTTCGTAGAGGTTTATGGCCCTCCAGTTGGGGCATTCTCCGACCGCATAGCCGCGCCTCGGTCCTACCTTTTGCGCCGGAGTCCGTCTG
Proteins encoded in this window:
- a CDS encoding cytochrome c encodes the protein MRTLSSLVILTAIVAACGGGGEAKPEETPAADAPAAPAAAASLDPATITPQMLALGDSLFHGLIGATSCQACHGADGAQGTVAPVLADTEWLHSDGSWEGIYNTVKNGVSQPKKFTSMMPPDGGVPMSDDQRRAVTAYVYKLSHK
- a CDS encoding thioredoxin family protein; translated protein: MARTESTMLALGTLAPDFALPDVAHGRVVTRDDVRGDVRDGKPLLVMFISRHCPYVIHVAQEIARVGHDYAGRVAMVAIAANDIAGYPDDAPSSMQAMARDYGFTFPVLYDESQEIAKAYAAACTPDFFLFDQSARLAYRGQLDDARPRNDRPITGRDLRAALDAVLAHQSPSPEQFPSLGCNIKWRPGHEPAYFSTSPR
- a CDS encoding ABC transporter permease gives rise to the protein MSTIFKIMRYVLMDVLRNRWVIGYALFFLAITDVLLRLGGSGPRALLSLLNVVILLIPLVSIVFGTIYWHGAREFNELLLSQPVARTTLFHGLFAGLVIPLSAAFVVGVSIPVLVHRATDVDTLPLLALMLLAGCALTAVFSALAVLIAGLVDDRLKGLGVALAVWLLMTVAYDGLVLWVAMAFQDYPLEVPMLALSFANPVDLARVLLVLRFDVSALMGYTGAVMQRIMGSPLGMVAAFAGLAIWTLTPGLFALRAFKRRDF
- a CDS encoding ThiF family adenylyltransferase; its protein translation is MTAVDRPSIVAVDRLHTLAEWREALDALDIAAHETWRPVPIILQPGDGDALRALCATRHLTVHDSIDRQLQELVQVLHPSVSDVATLHAHAAAIVRAAGDRDAIGTWWHFPWDRRVVHLLGEDGYFAVITNRNQDKLTAEEQALLRTKRIGVIGLSVGGEAAVNVAQEHLCGEIWLADFDALDLSNLNRLGGGCDDLGVPKATIVARRIAKLNPYLRVGALHGGVTSENIGDFLRGVDLVLEECDSLPIKGLVRQEARRIGRNVLYAADERGFVSIEPYGNDPALQPFLGDNADAHRSRGDFASTKDFYVALTNWLGGWEAISERSRKSLRKIGSELRGYPQLASEARYAAGIVGHIARLILLGEPVAAWQGHLDLDEVILKKTRGREDEKTR
- the argJ gene encoding bifunctional glutamate N-acetyltransferase/amino-acid acetyltransferase ArgJ: MTSSIAFHQPARFPRGFHCASRNVGLKPTARDLTLFVSDVEAEAAAVFTRNHFPGAPIILGRETIKGGRLRAIIANSKCSNVATGAEGVKRARRMAAAAAAEVGTSADHVLVSSTGVIGVPLPIEKIEAGVRGIMTELSDDPLLGAEGIMTTDTHPKALSVSVGAATITLVAKGSGMIEPNMATMLAYIFTDAALDAGTLDRMLREAVHVSYNMLSVDTDTSTSDTCAILANGLAGAVDEAAFQAALTASCVRMTEILARDGEGAEHLIRTTVRGARDEHEARRVAKSLVNSPLVKTMVHGADPNVGRLLMAVGKCFELPIAAERTDAWINGYAVVKGGMRLSFEDAMVRSTLAAEVVDLQVDLGLGEASATAYGCDLTKGYVEENAAYYSS
- a CDS encoding MarR family transcriptional regulator — protein: MAAKRTPSPFPASTASAAHDDLRAEVRAFNRFYTARVGALREGLLDSPFTLAESRVLYELAHRDRPTATELARDLGMDAGYLSRLLRGLSRRGVVARTRSERDARHSHLALTRAGARAFASLDTRSNADVDRAVAHLSPEEQRELVGAMRTLRRLLDPARTDEGRRRPIVIRPAHVGDFGWIVHRHGALYAREYGWDERFEALVAQVVAEYVAHYDPTGDRCWIAERGGEVVGSIMLVRKSKTIGKLRLLLVEPTARGTGLGRRLVQECLRTARQLGYRKITLWTNSILHAARRIYEQEGFTLVEESPHTMFGEGLIGQTWELAL
- a CDS encoding ABC transporter ATP-binding protein, whose translation is MVRARGLHKRYGRLHVLQGLDLDVARGEVTAIIGPNASGKTTFNKILLGLVRADAGEVLIDGKRLDGGSAYRAHLGYMPQAARFPENLTAYDVFRMLADLRGAAAGRDEQLVEEFDLAPILKTPIRVLSGGMRQRVNAALAFLFRPDLLLLDEPTAGLDPISSGVLKDKIRQEREGGRTFILTSHVLSELEELADRIAFLLDGKVRFSGTQDELKALTGESTLERAIAYLMRRGVSEGEAAPHSAEARTA